Proteins encoded within one genomic window of Marinobacter halotolerans:
- a CDS encoding SoxR reducing system RseC family protein, whose protein sequence is MITETGKVIALKGQKAWVQTIRASACESCSVRNGCGQRVLASASSGRANQVLVDNHLGARVGDEVTVAIAESALLSASLLVYALPLLLMVVGAVLGQQWFPAEDTGAIVGAIGGLAGGFVFARFGQSRVGARFEPALVNIVPVSQMPPG, encoded by the coding sequence GTGATCACGGAGACGGGAAAAGTGATTGCCCTCAAAGGACAGAAAGCATGGGTACAGACCATCCGGGCCAGCGCCTGTGAGTCTTGCTCGGTACGTAACGGCTGTGGCCAGCGCGTGCTTGCCAGTGCCTCCAGCGGCCGGGCAAATCAGGTGCTGGTTGATAACCATCTCGGTGCCAGGGTGGGCGATGAAGTCACTGTTGCGATCGCCGAATCGGCGCTGCTCTCGGCCTCGTTGCTGGTCTATGCCTTGCCGCTGCTGCTGATGGTCGTGGGCGCAGTGCTGGGACAACAGTGGTTTCCGGCTGAGGATACCGGGGCAATCGTCGGTGCCATTGGCGGGTTGGCCGGCGGGTTTGTTTTCGCCCGGTTTGGCCAGTCCCGCGTGGGCGCCCGCTTCGAGCCCGCACTGGTCAATATTGTGCCCGTCAGTCAGATGCCGCCAGGATGA
- a CDS encoding MucB/RseB C-terminal domain-containing protein has translation MRFSRCLLFTLLSSLALPAFAAAEGPRDPEYWLQRMGPALAKTSYQGVFVYVRGDQVSSMQIAHRFQNGQVEERLVMQDGKAGEIVRKGMNVVCVLPEQGRLELNHVMPSGPFAGAYTRQLAPVGRFYRPEVAGDDRIAGHEVVKLMLNATDSLRYSHQLWLEKSTGLPIKGKVLSGSGQVLEYFHFTSLTLSDSLPDQAFRIQSEGLEVSRTLLPQASSEPDAGATNNNGWALGWKPPGFQPVAATVPGSENAVAFSDGLASFSVFVEPATGIEMPSGSSKIGATTVYMQKLESKPQEFLVTVIGEVPLETALKVAQSVTIEDSGVLGSAQP, from the coding sequence ATGCGCTTTTCCCGATGTCTGCTTTTTACACTTCTTTCGTCTCTTGCATTGCCGGCGTTTGCGGCGGCGGAGGGCCCGAGAGATCCGGAATACTGGTTGCAACGGATGGGGCCGGCGCTGGCGAAAACCTCCTATCAGGGTGTGTTTGTTTACGTCCGGGGTGATCAGGTCAGCTCCATGCAGATAGCCCATCGTTTTCAGAACGGGCAGGTTGAGGAACGGCTGGTGATGCAGGATGGCAAGGCCGGCGAGATTGTCCGCAAGGGTATGAATGTGGTGTGTGTCCTGCCGGAGCAGGGCCGCCTGGAGCTGAATCACGTGATGCCTTCGGGGCCGTTTGCAGGCGCCTATACCCGTCAGCTTGCGCCGGTTGGCCGGTTTTACCGCCCCGAGGTTGCCGGGGATGACCGCATTGCCGGGCACGAAGTCGTAAAGCTCATGCTCAATGCCACCGACAGCCTTCGATACAGCCATCAACTCTGGCTTGAGAAGTCAACGGGCCTGCCCATCAAGGGCAAGGTATTGTCCGGCTCGGGCCAAGTACTGGAATACTTTCATTTTACCAGCCTGACACTGAGTGACAGTCTGCCGGATCAGGCGTTCAGGATTCAGTCAGAGGGCCTTGAAGTGAGCAGAACGCTGTTACCACAGGCGTCTTCAGAACCCGACGCCGGCGCAACAAACAATAACGGCTGGGCCCTGGGCTGGAAACCGCCGGGTTTTCAGCCGGTGGCTGCCACGGTCCCGGGCAGTGAAAATGCCGTGGCCTTCTCTGATGGACTGGCATCGTTCTCCGTGTTCGTGGAGCCGGCGACGGGGATTGAAATGCCATCTGGCTCCTCAAAAATTGGCGCTACCACGGTCTATATGCAGAAGCTGGAAAGTAAACCGCAGGAGTTTCTGGTGACCGTGATCGGGGAGGTGCCGCTGGAAACGGCGCTAAAGGTAGCCCAATCCGTAACCATTGAGGACTCAGGTGTTCTCGGGAGCGCTCAGCCGTGA
- the nadB gene encoding L-aspartate oxidase, with amino-acid sequence MPHSHEFDVLIIGSGAAGLTVALNLPAHLQIAVISKSDISSGATLWAQGGIAAVLDDTDSLENHITDTLNAGGGLCHEDAVRFTVEHGRESIDWLIDSGVDFSRDEQAQYHLTREGGHSHRRIIHAADATGHAVSTTLASQAMARENIHLMSRRVAVDLITNRKLALPGNACVGAYILNLEDNHVELFRARFTIIATGGASKAYRYTTNPDGASGDGIAMAWRAGCRVGNMEFNQFHPTCLYHPHAKSFLITEAVRGEGGVLRLPGGERFMDRFDERAELAPRDIVARAIDHEMKRLGADHLYLDISHQSRDFIKHHFPTVYEKCLTFGIDMSREPIPVVPAAHYTCGGVVSDERARTDINQLYVVGEAAFTGLHGANRMASNSLLECLVYGRAAAADITRRESDIPAPPQAPDWDESQVRDSDEDVVISHNWDELRHFMWDYVGIVRTTKRLQRAKHRIDLLEREIGEFYSNYRVSNDLLELRNLVTVADLIICSALQRRESRGLHYTLDFPGLLNEAKDTILTPSTYRSPRP; translated from the coding sequence ATGCCACACTCCCACGAATTCGATGTACTGATAATTGGCAGCGGCGCAGCAGGGCTGACGGTCGCCCTGAATCTGCCGGCTCACCTTCAGATAGCAGTGATCAGCAAAAGCGACATCAGCAGCGGCGCGACCCTCTGGGCCCAGGGCGGCATTGCAGCGGTGCTGGACGACACCGACTCGCTGGAAAACCACATCACCGATACGCTCAACGCCGGCGGCGGTTTGTGCCATGAAGACGCCGTCAGATTTACCGTGGAGCACGGTCGGGAAAGCATTGACTGGCTGATCGACAGCGGCGTGGATTTCAGCCGCGACGAGCAAGCCCAGTATCACCTGACGCGGGAGGGTGGCCACAGCCACCGTCGGATTATTCATGCCGCCGACGCCACCGGCCACGCCGTGTCAACGACCCTGGCATCCCAGGCGATGGCACGGGAAAACATCCACCTGATGTCTCGCCGGGTAGCGGTGGACCTGATCACCAACCGGAAGCTGGCTCTGCCCGGCAATGCCTGCGTGGGTGCCTACATCCTTAATCTGGAAGACAACCACGTTGAGCTTTTCCGCGCCCGCTTTACCATCATCGCCACCGGCGGCGCCAGCAAGGCCTATCGCTACACCACCAATCCCGATGGTGCTTCCGGCGATGGCATTGCGATGGCCTGGCGCGCGGGTTGCCGGGTCGGGAATATGGAGTTCAACCAGTTCCACCCCACCTGCCTGTATCACCCCCATGCCAAGTCGTTTCTCATAACCGAGGCCGTAAGGGGTGAAGGCGGGGTGTTGCGGCTACCCGGCGGTGAACGCTTTATGGACCGGTTCGATGAACGGGCAGAGCTGGCTCCCCGGGACATTGTTGCCCGGGCCATTGACCACGAGATGAAACGCCTGGGTGCCGACCACCTGTACCTTGATATCAGCCACCAATCCCGGGACTTCATCAAACACCACTTCCCTACCGTCTATGAAAAGTGCCTGACCTTCGGCATCGACATGTCCCGGGAACCGATACCGGTGGTACCGGCTGCCCACTATACCTGCGGCGGTGTTGTAAGCGACGAACGCGCCCGCACTGACATCAATCAGTTGTACGTGGTGGGTGAGGCCGCCTTCACCGGCCTTCATGGCGCCAACCGCATGGCCAGCAATTCCCTCCTGGAGTGTCTTGTATACGGCCGCGCGGCCGCCGCCGACATTACCCGCCGGGAATCCGACATTCCGGCGCCACCGCAGGCGCCGGACTGGGATGAAAGCCAGGTACGGGATTCCGACGAAGACGTGGTAATCTCCCACAACTGGGACGAACTCAGACACTTCATGTGGGATTATGTGGGCATCGTGCGGACCACCAAGCGTCTGCAACGGGCGAAACACCGTATCGACCTGCTGGAGCGGGAAATAGGGGAATTCTATAGCAACTACCGGGTCTCCAATGACCTGCTGGAGCTGAGGAACCTGGTGACCGTTGCCGACCTGATCATCTGCTCGGCCCTGCAGCGCCGTGAAAGCCGGGGCCTGCATTACACTCTGGACTTCCCCGGCCTGCTCAATGAGGCAAAAGACACCATACTGACTCCCTCGACCTACCGGAGCCCCAGGCCCTGA
- a CDS encoding HDOD domain-containing protein, protein MSNIVETIKTDLTNAIENDKLVLPTLPEAALQVREIAENEDSAILDLVKVISNDTALSARIIRVCNSPLFRGSRAIENLNMAVSRLGMAYTSNLAMGLAMEQMFQATSEMIDKRLRATWQTSTEVAGVCHVLAQNYTKLKPDQATLAGLVHLIGVLPILRYVEDSDIQISSIMLDNVIDELHPRIGAAILKKWDFPKELQNVPLEFANFQREVPSADYADLVMIANLQLISGMDHPWNEIDRHSISAFGRLGLDPEADMNEEEDLNAQMEAAMALLK, encoded by the coding sequence ATGTCGAATATTGTTGAAACAATAAAAACCGATCTGACCAATGCCATCGAAAACGACAAGCTCGTTTTGCCAACCTTGCCCGAGGCGGCTTTGCAGGTGCGGGAAATTGCCGAGAACGAGGATTCGGCAATACTGGATCTGGTCAAGGTTATCAGCAACGACACTGCGCTTTCCGCGCGGATTATCCGGGTCTGTAACAGCCCGCTGTTCCGGGGCAGCCGGGCCATTGAAAACCTGAACATGGCAGTCAGCCGGCTGGGTATGGCCTACACCAGTAACCTGGCCATGGGTCTGGCCATGGAGCAGATGTTCCAGGCCACGTCGGAGATGATAGACAAGCGTCTGCGCGCTACCTGGCAGACCAGTACCGAGGTGGCAGGCGTCTGTCACGTACTGGCCCAGAACTACACCAAGCTGAAGCCTGACCAGGCGACTCTGGCGGGGCTGGTACACCTGATTGGGGTGCTGCCCATTCTGCGCTACGTTGAGGACAGTGATATCCAGATCAGCAGTATCATGCTGGATAATGTGATTGATGAGCTTCACCCGCGTATTGGCGCTGCCATTCTGAAGAAGTGGGATTTCCCCAAGGAGCTACAGAATGTGCCGCTGGAATTTGCCAATTTCCAGCGTGAGGTGCCGTCTGCGGATTACGCTGATCTGGTGATGATCGCCAATTTGCAGTTGATTTCAGGCATGGATCATCCCTGGAACGAGATTGATCGCCATTCGATTTCGGCGTTCGGTCGGCTGGGGCTGGATCCGGAAGCGGATATGAACGAGGAAGAGGACCTGAATGCCCAGATGGAAGCGGCTATGGCGCTTTTGAAGTAA
- the ung gene encoding uracil-DNA glycosylase, whose amino-acid sequence MHPADELAGHLRPDRGWLENLEGEFRQPYMRALAEFLAAEDATGKTLFPPRRFVFNALNSTPLENVSVVILGQDPYHGPGQAHGLSFSVRPHVPNPPSLQNIFKELREDVGFSPPDHGCLQTWAEQGVLLLNTVLTVVQGQAGAHQGQGWETFTDRVIDLVNREREGVVFLLWGSHARKKGKSIDRGRHLVLEGPHPSPLSAYRGFFGSKHFSKANEWLEQKGKQPIDWALPSKQELLKRYGKA is encoded by the coding sequence ATGCACCCCGCGGACGAGCTGGCAGGCCACCTGCGGCCAGACCGCGGGTGGCTTGAAAACCTGGAAGGCGAATTCCGCCAACCCTACATGCGGGCACTGGCGGAATTCCTGGCCGCCGAAGACGCCACCGGCAAAACCCTGTTCCCGCCCCGGCGATTCGTATTCAACGCCCTGAACAGCACGCCCCTGGAAAACGTTTCCGTGGTGATCCTCGGCCAGGACCCCTATCACGGCCCCGGCCAGGCCCACGGCCTGTCGTTCTCCGTCCGCCCCCATGTTCCGAACCCCCCGTCACTGCAGAATATCTTCAAAGAACTGCGGGAAGATGTTGGCTTCTCACCGCCGGATCACGGCTGCCTGCAAACCTGGGCAGAGCAGGGCGTGTTGCTGCTGAACACGGTACTGACCGTTGTCCAGGGCCAGGCAGGCGCCCACCAGGGACAGGGCTGGGAAACGTTCACGGACCGTGTCATCGACCTGGTCAATCGCGAGCGGGAAGGGGTGGTGTTTCTACTCTGGGGCAGCCACGCCCGCAAGAAAGGCAAAAGCATCGACCGCGGCCGACACCTGGTTCTGGAAGGTCCACACCCGTCACCTCTGAGTGCGTATCGCGGTTTCTTCGGGAGCAAGCATTTCTCAAAGGCGAACGAGTGGCTCGAACAGAAAGGTAAGCAACCGATTGATTGGGCGCTGCCATCAAAACAAGAACTGTTGAAGCGCTACGGCAAAGCCTGA
- the rpoE gene encoding RNA polymerase sigma factor RpoE translates to MTADSEKYKEDQSDSQTDLQLVRKVRHGDRSAFDLLVVKYQSRVASIIGRYVYDQPEVMDLTQETFVKAFRAIDRFRGDSAFYTWLYRIAVNTAKNFLESRARRPQSGADAADAENFEDGFRLRDTASPDRLLHRDQLERELEAAIAALPEELRSAFLLREYDGLSYEDIAGILECPIGTVRSRIFRARESVDRHLGPLLSDTRT, encoded by the coding sequence ATGACAGCGGATTCTGAAAAGTACAAAGAGGACCAGAGCGACAGCCAGACGGACCTCCAGCTGGTGCGGAAGGTTCGTCATGGTGACCGGTCGGCGTTTGATCTGCTGGTGGTCAAGTACCAGTCCAGGGTTGCCTCCATCATCGGACGTTATGTGTACGACCAGCCGGAAGTGATGGATTTGACCCAGGAAACCTTCGTTAAGGCGTTCCGTGCTATTGACCGTTTCAGGGGCGACAGTGCCTTCTACACCTGGCTCTACCGGATCGCCGTTAACACGGCTAAGAACTTTCTGGAGTCCAGGGCGCGCCGGCCCCAAAGTGGCGCTGATGCGGCCGATGCAGAGAATTTTGAGGATGGCTTCCGGCTTCGGGATACGGCTTCTCCGGATCGGCTGTTGCATAGAGACCAGTTGGAGCGGGAGCTGGAAGCTGCTATCGCGGCTTTGCCGGAAGAGCTCAGATCAGCGTTCCTGCTGCGCGAATACGATGGACTGAGTTATGAAGATATTGCCGGGATTCTTGAGTGCCCGATCGGCACGGTGAGGTCCAGAATATTCAGGGCGCGGGAGTCGGTTGACCGGCACCTGGGCCCGTTACTGAGCGACACGCGGACTTAA
- the prfB gene encoding peptide chain release factor 2 (programmed frameshift), which yields MEINPIVTKIKELRERTEALRGYLDYDQRSERLTEVERELEVPSVWEDPERAQALGKERSDLELIVRTIDNLTTGVNDADSLLEMAAEEEDEGTVAEIEADLESLDKELEKLEFRRMFSGEMDSNNAYMDIQAGSGGTEAQDWANMLLRMYLRWAEHRGFKSEIVELQEGDVAGIKSATVHIQGDYAYGWLRTETGVHRLVRKSPFDSGNRRHTSFSSVFISPEVDDSFEINIDPSDLRVDVYRASGAGGQHVNRTESAVRLTHNPTGIVVACQAGRSQHQNKDQAMKQLKAKLYEREMQERNAAKQQAEDAKADIGWGSQIRSYVLDDGRIKDLRTRVETSNIQNVLDGDIDKFIEASLKMAL from the exons ATGGAAATTAATCCCATTGTTACGAAGATAAAAGAGCTTCGTGAGCGCACTGAAGCGCTCAGGGGGTATCTT GACTACGACCAGCGAAGTGAAAGACTGACCGAAGTCGAGCGTGAACTGGAAGTACCCTCAGTATGGGAAGACCCCGAGCGGGCCCAGGCGCTGGGTAAGGAACGCTCCGATCTGGAATTGATTGTCCGCACCATCGACAACCTCACCACCGGCGTGAACGACGCAGACAGCCTGCTTGAAATGGCCGCCGAGGAAGAGGACGAAGGTACGGTTGCGGAAATAGAAGCCGATCTGGAAAGCCTGGACAAAGAGCTGGAAAAGCTTGAGTTCCGCCGTATGTTCTCCGGCGAGATGGACTCGAACAACGCCTATATGGACATACAGGCCGGTTCCGGCGGCACCGAAGCCCAGGACTGGGCAAACATGCTACTGCGCATGTATTTGCGCTGGGCCGAGCACCGCGGCTTCAAATCCGAGATCGTCGAGCTTCAGGAAGGGGATGTGGCCGGCATCAAGAGTGCCACCGTTCATATTCAGGGTGACTATGCCTACGGCTGGCTGCGCACGGAAACCGGCGTTCACCGCCTGGTGCGCAAATCGCCGTTTGATTCCGGCAATCGTCGTCACACCTCCTTTTCATCGGTGTTTATTTCGCCGGAAGTGGATGACAGCTTCGAGATCAACATTGATCCGTCCGATCTGCGGGTCGACGTTTACCGGGCGTCCGGCGCCGGTGGTCAGCACGTTAACCGGACCGAATCCGCGGTGCGCCTGACCCACAACCCGACCGGTATTGTGGTGGCCTGCCAGGCTGGCCGAAGCCAGCATCAGAACAAAGATCAGGCCATGAAACAGCTCAAGGCCAAACTGTATGAACGTGAAATGCAGGAGCGTAACGCGGCGAAGCAGCAGGCCGAAGATGCCAAGGCCGATATTGGCTGGGGCAGTCAGATTCGCTCCTACGTGCTGGATGATGGCCGGATCAAGGACCTGCGTACCCGGGTCGAGACCAGCAACATCCAGAACGTGCTGGACGGCGATATCGACAAGTTTATCGAAGCCAGTCTGAAGATGGCGCTGTAA
- a CDS encoding FAD assembly factor SdhE, giving the protein MSDNASDNAEFNRLWWHSRRGMLELDVLLIPFLEQAYRDLPAEDQACYHKLITCEDNDMFEWFMQRNRPDDPDLQRIVDIILSRVQPD; this is encoded by the coding sequence ATGTCTGATAACGCGTCTGATAACGCCGAATTCAATCGCCTATGGTGGCATAGCCGAAGAGGCATGCTTGAGCTGGACGTTCTGCTCATACCCTTTCTGGAGCAGGCCTACCGCGATCTTCCCGCTGAAGATCAGGCTTGCTACCACAAGCTGATCACCTGCGAAGACAACGATATGTTTGAATGGTTCATGCAACGAAACCGGCCCGATGACCCGGACCTCCAGCGCATCGTTGATATTATTCTCAGCCGTGTCCAGCCGGATTGA
- the ygfZ gene encoding CAF17-like 4Fe-4S cluster assembly/insertion protein YgfZ, which translates to MSDPQAPVATFPLPDASRITVSDQVIVRVSGAGTDKFLQGQFSQQMADVTERYSPRAAACSPKGRAYCLTRMVRDGEDVLMALPASLAEDTISHLRKYLMLFRGTSMEVDESATLIGLLGKPAAEAVTEDPVGKLPAPGDSLGFPGGRLIRTMDTGDGLIRFELWQTGEMSAECREALDALREDQPVTWQASEIAAGVAALSPDTRESYVPQMLNWQHLGGVHFKKGCYTGQEVIARMHFLGQLKKSLFRLWCPAEGERLSPGMALVRNDKAVGEIVNAVQLSDGHSECLAVVRHDASDSDLALKHAPGILLKQLPLPYAVPEREQPAES; encoded by the coding sequence ATGTCTGACCCGCAAGCTCCGGTCGCCACATTCCCGTTACCGGATGCCTCACGTATCACTGTATCTGACCAGGTGATTGTGCGGGTTTCCGGCGCGGGCACCGACAAGTTCCTGCAAGGGCAGTTCAGCCAGCAGATGGCGGATGTCACCGAGCGGTATTCACCAAGAGCGGCCGCCTGTTCACCAAAGGGGCGCGCCTACTGCCTGACCCGTATGGTCCGGGACGGCGAGGATGTGCTGATGGCATTGCCGGCGTCATTAGCGGAAGACACCATCAGCCATCTGCGCAAATACCTGATGCTGTTTCGCGGCACGTCGATGGAGGTGGATGAGAGCGCGACCCTAATCGGACTGCTGGGCAAGCCGGCGGCCGAAGCAGTCACGGAGGATCCGGTGGGAAAACTGCCGGCTCCGGGAGACTCTCTTGGCTTTCCCGGCGGTCGCCTGATTCGCACCATGGATACCGGTGACGGGCTGATACGTTTTGAACTCTGGCAGACTGGTGAAATGTCCGCCGAGTGTCGGGAAGCGCTGGACGCCCTGAGAGAAGATCAGCCCGTTACCTGGCAAGCATCGGAGATCGCGGCCGGCGTGGCAGCGCTGTCGCCGGACACCCGGGAAAGCTATGTGCCCCAGATGCTGAACTGGCAACATCTCGGTGGCGTGCACTTTAAAAAGGGCTGTTACACCGGTCAGGAAGTCATTGCCCGCATGCATTTTCTTGGTCAGCTCAAGAAGAGCCTGTTCCGCTTGTGGTGCCCTGCTGAAGGCGAGCGGCTGTCGCCCGGCATGGCGCTCGTCAGGAACGACAAGGCGGTGGGCGAGATTGTCAATGCCGTGCAACTGTCTGATGGTCATTCGGAATGTCTTGCGGTGGTAAGACACGATGCCTCAGACTCAGACCTGGCACTCAAACATGCGCCTGGCATACTGCTAAAACAACTCCCGTTGCCTTATGCCGTGCCGGAGCGGGAGCAGCCCGCCGAATCCTGA
- a CDS encoding sigma-E factor negative regulatory protein, with protein sequence MDDRLKETLSAMMDDEADELSVRRLLSHDNQDEVCTQFQRWQQVRDLIQHRHPAVDSIDVSEGVRDVLEGQGRAPGPLPKPMQIPLRQTWKWPAAAMVALALAVGFSAGAGWNSDPLQTEQAAAAAEIPDLSLQGLDEQQREQLNRYLLKHAQHNSIGASHASVGYARAVSASGTGN encoded by the coding sequence ATGGATGATCGTCTGAAAGAAACCCTGTCAGCAATGATGGACGATGAGGCTGATGAGCTGTCGGTTCGTCGGTTGCTGTCCCATGATAACCAGGATGAAGTATGCACCCAGTTCCAGCGTTGGCAGCAGGTGCGTGATTTGATCCAGCACAGGCATCCGGCCGTTGACTCCATCGATGTGAGCGAGGGCGTACGGGATGTGCTTGAAGGTCAGGGCCGCGCGCCCGGTCCATTACCGAAACCCATGCAGATTCCATTGCGCCAGACCTGGAAGTGGCCGGCGGCTGCGATGGTGGCTCTCGCTCTTGCCGTGGGATTCAGCGCCGGTGCCGGATGGAACTCGGATCCTCTTCAAACAGAGCAGGCAGCTGCGGCCGCAGAGATTCCCGATCTTTCACTTCAGGGACTGGACGAGCAGCAACGTGAACAATTGAACCGCTACCTGCTTAAACATGCACAGCACAACAGTATCGGCGCCAGCCACGCGTCGGTTGGGTACGCGCGGGCGGTGAGTGCCTCGGGGACCGGTAACTGA
- the lysS gene encoding lysine--tRNA ligase — MTDHPQNAPQEDNKLIAERRAKLSDMREQGNAFPNTFRRDASAAELQAKYGDKTKEELAEMGIQVAVAGRMMLDRKAFKVVQDMTGRIQIYATKDVQKDTKHWDLGDIVGVRGILCKSGKGDLYVTMDEYVLLTKSLRPLPEKHKGLTDTEARYRHRYVDLMVNEDSRRVFFARSKIINTMRQYFTDRDFMEVETPMLQVIPGGATARPFVTHHNALGMDMYLRIAPELFLKRLVVGGFERVFEINRNFRNEGLSTRHNPEFTMVEFYQAYADYNDLMDLTEDMLRTIAQKVLGTTTVVNTRTLANGEEESVEYDFGKPFERLTVVDAILRYNPDIRAEQLADDAGARKVAEELGIKLKDSWGRGKVQIEIFEATAEHRLLQPTFITDYPKEVSPLARCKDNDPFVTERFEFFVGGREIANGFSELNDAEDQAERFREQVAEKDAGDDEAMFYDEDYVMALEYGLPPTAGEGIGIDRLAMLLTDSPSIRDVILFPAMRPEHKADQTKAKEAE; from the coding sequence ATGACTGACCACCCACAGAACGCACCGCAAGAGGACAACAAGCTGATTGCCGAGCGCCGCGCAAAGCTGTCTGACATGCGTGAGCAGGGCAATGCCTTTCCTAACACCTTTCGTCGTGACGCTTCGGCCGCCGAGCTGCAGGCAAAATACGGTGACAAGACCAAGGAAGAGCTTGCCGAGATGGGCATTCAGGTGGCGGTTGCCGGTCGCATGATGCTCGACCGCAAGGCGTTCAAGGTGGTTCAGGACATGACCGGCCGCATCCAGATCTATGCCACCAAAGACGTGCAGAAAGACACCAAACACTGGGATCTGGGGGACATCGTCGGGGTACGTGGAATCCTGTGTAAATCCGGCAAGGGCGACCTGTACGTCACCATGGACGAGTATGTGCTGCTGACCAAATCCCTGCGTCCGCTGCCAGAAAAGCACAAGGGCCTGACGGATACCGAGGCCCGGTATCGTCACCGCTATGTGGATCTGATGGTCAACGAAGACAGCCGTCGTGTGTTCTTTGCGCGGTCAAAAATCATCAACACCATGCGCCAGTACTTTACCGACCGGGACTTCATGGAAGTGGAGACACCCATGCTGCAGGTCATCCCCGGTGGCGCAACGGCGCGGCCGTTTGTGACCCACCACAACGCGCTGGGTATGGATATGTACCTGCGCATCGCCCCGGAACTTTTCCTGAAGCGCCTGGTGGTCGGCGGCTTTGAGCGTGTTTTCGAAATCAACCGCAACTTCCGCAACGAAGGTCTGTCGACCCGGCATAACCCCGAATTCACCATGGTGGAGTTCTACCAGGCCTATGCTGACTACAACGACCTGATGGACCTGACCGAAGACATGCTGCGCACCATTGCCCAGAAGGTCCTCGGCACCACGACCGTGGTCAACACCCGCACCCTGGCCAACGGCGAGGAAGAATCGGTGGAGTACGACTTCGGCAAGCCTTTCGAGCGCCTGACCGTGGTCGACGCCATCCTGCGCTACAACCCGGACATCCGTGCCGAGCAACTGGCCGACGACGCCGGCGCCCGCAAGGTGGCCGAAGAGCTTGGCATCAAGCTGAAAGACAGCTGGGGCCGTGGCAAGGTACAGATCGAAATCTTCGAAGCGACCGCCGAGCATCGCCTGCTGCAGCCCACCTTCATCACCGACTACCCGAAGGAAGTGTCACCCCTGGCCCGCTGCAAGGACAACGACCCGTTCGTGACCGAGCGATTCGAGTTCTTCGTGGGTGGCCGCGAAATCGCCAACGGCTTCTCGGAGCTGAACGACGCCGAAGACCAGGCCGAGCGCTTCCGTGAGCAGGTGGCCGAAAAAGATGCCGGCGACGACGAAGCCATGTTCTACGACGAAGACTACGTCATGGCCCTGGAATACGGGCTGCCGCCCACCGCAGGCGAGGGCATTGGCATCGACCGCCTGGCCATGCTGCTGACTGACAGCCCGTCCATCCGCGACGTCATCCTGTTCCCCGCCATGCGCCCGGAACATAAAGCGGACCAGACCAAAGCCAAAGAGGCCGAGTAA